A window of Ignavibacteria bacterium contains these coding sequences:
- a CDS encoding cyclodeaminase/cyclohydrolase family protein has protein sequence MILEKTVNDLIGEISSSSPTPGGGSVSALAGSLGTALAIMVTNLTLGKKKYEAVQEEISKLKNELENDIKLFYELYDMDSSAFDGVMAAFKLAKLTEDEIAKRSEAIEQATVKATEVPMRVIEHALTVSKKSARVGEIGNQNSVSDVGVAMSLLKTASDGAFLNVMINTKSMNNQEVARSLTLKSAKLIEEIDSIVQKSLNEIKKNLEL, from the coding sequence ATGATTTTAGAAAAAACTGTAAATGATTTAATTGGTGAAATTTCATCTTCATCTCCAACGCCTGGCGGTGGAAGTGTATCGGCTTTAGCCGGTTCGTTGGGAACAGCTTTAGCTATAATGGTCACAAATCTTACACTGGGCAAGAAAAAGTATGAAGCAGTTCAAGAAGAAATTAGTAAACTAAAGAATGAACTTGAAAACGATATCAAGCTATTTTATGAACTGTATGACATGGATTCATCAGCGTTCGATGGAGTAATGGCTGCATTCAAATTAGCTAAATTAACTGAGGACGAAATAGCCAAACGCAGTGAAGCGATTGAACAAGCAACTGTAAAGGCAACCGAAGTTCCGATGCGAGTTATTGAACATGCACTAACCGTTTCAAAAAAATCTGCCAGAGTCGGTGAAATCGGAAATCAAAACTCAGTCAGTGATGTTGGTGTAGCAATGAGTTTATTAAAAACTGCTTCAGATGGTGCATTCTTGAATGTGATGATAAATACAAAGTCAATGAACAATCAAGAAGTTGCACGAAGTTTAACATTAAAATCTGCAAAGCTGATTGAAGAGATCGATTCAATTGTCCAGAAGTCTCTCAACGAAATTAAGAAAAACTTGGAGTTATAA
- the rpiB gene encoding ribose 5-phosphate isomerase B translates to MKIAIGSDHAGFKLKERVKSFLFSLSHEVIDCGSFSEDSCDYPDYGESVALAIKEEQAKFGIIICGTGIGISITANKIPGIRAALCTSIQMAELARKHNDANILALGARIIDENTANKIVNTFLITDFEGERHSGRINKIKVIEEKYRC, encoded by the coding sequence TTGAAGATTGCAATCGGCTCAGACCACGCTGGTTTTAAACTAAAGGAAAGAGTAAAATCTTTCCTTTTTAGTTTATCGCATGAGGTAATCGATTGTGGAAGCTTTTCAGAAGATTCATGTGATTATCCGGATTATGGAGAAAGCGTCGCACTTGCAATTAAAGAAGAGCAGGCTAAATTTGGAATTATTATCTGTGGAACGGGAATAGGAATTTCGATAACTGCCAATAAAATTCCAGGAATTCGAGCTGCACTATGCACTTCAATACAAATGGCAGAACTCGCACGTAAGCATAATGATGCAAACATTCTTGCACTCGGCGCTCGTATCATTGATGAAAACACTGCGAATAAAATTGTTAATACATTTTTGATCACAGATTTTGAAGGAGAGAGGCATTCAGGTCGAATTAATAAAATCAAAGTAATAGAAGAGAAATATAGATGTTAG
- a CDS encoding polyprenyl synthetase family protein: MKSRVGLVDLITKYILRQKGKKIRPALVLLSAKTVGEINESTYRAAILVELLHTATLIHDDVVDSAETRRGLPSINSIWKNKIAVLMGDYLLSRGLLLSVDNNDFEFLKVITDTVKRMSEGELLQIQKTRKLNNDKETYFKIISDKTASLISTCTQVGALSVTRDSKMIEDFKNFGENLGIAFQIKDDILDYDGSTSIIGKPVGADLKEKKLTLPLIHAFQKATSSEIRQIKKLLKNDLKSKDIKEIVSFVKKYDGIEYSIAKAKEYASHALINLEPYPESESKNALKDLVTFILERKN; encoded by the coding sequence ATGAAATCGCGTGTTGGGCTCGTCGATCTTATCACAAAATACATTCTCAGGCAGAAAGGGAAAAAAATAAGACCTGCCTTAGTTTTACTTTCGGCAAAAACTGTAGGTGAAATTAATGAAAGCACTTATCGTGCTGCAATTCTAGTTGAATTGCTTCATACTGCAACATTAATTCATGATGATGTTGTAGATAGTGCAGAAACTCGCAGAGGATTGCCATCGATTAATTCTATATGGAAAAACAAAATTGCTGTCTTGATGGGTGATTATCTTTTATCACGCGGATTGCTGCTCTCGGTAGATAACAATGATTTTGAGTTTCTTAAAGTCATCACGGATACAGTAAAAAGAATGAGTGAGGGGGAGCTACTTCAGATTCAGAAAACCCGTAAACTGAATAATGATAAGGAGACTTACTTTAAAATAATTTCCGACAAAACGGCATCTCTTATTTCCACATGTACCCAAGTTGGAGCATTAAGTGTTACAAGAGATTCAAAAATGATAGAGGATTTTAAAAATTTTGGTGAAAATCTTGGGATTGCATTTCAAATAAAAGACGACATACTGGATTATGACGGTTCAACGAGTATTATCGGTAAACCTGTCGGAGCTGATCTCAAAGAAAAAAAGTTAACTTTGCCTCTAATCCACGCATTTCAAAAAGCAACCTCATCAGAAATAAGACAGATAAAAAAACTTTTGAAGAATGACCTTAAATCGAAGGATATTAAAGAGATAGTGAGTTTTGTTAAAAAGTATGATGGGATAGAATATTCAATAGCGAAAGCAAAAGAGTATGCATCGCATGCGTTAATAAACTTAGAGCCCTATCCAGAATCTGAAAGTAAAAATGCTCTCAAAGATTTGGTTACCTTTATTCTTGAGCGGAAAAACTAA
- the glgA gene encoding glycogen synthase GlgA, giving the protein MAKLKNLKILFVTSEVTPFVKTGGLGDVCGALPQTLAELGHEVRLVVPKYGSVDERRFKIHEIVRLKDIPIHLGDEIELFSIRSSFLSGLKTKVQIYFFDNHKYFGSRKGLYQDIKSKKDYADNDERYILFCHGIMEMIKKLGWTPDIIHCNDWQSGLIPAYQKTLYADLELIKDTKTVFTIHNLEFHGAFGKESFEKTGLPEYALNEISVNSTGKISFLKAGLVYSDILTTVSEKYAEEIRSIEELAGSMKPILQKRKNELVGIVNGIDYSIWDPETDDLIEEKYSTKDLSNKVENKKVLLKRFGFDEKIDIPVIGTISRLTEQKGIDLIEEAIDEILKLNVRYVLLGQGDKKYQEFFEKVQNKYPDRFAVSFDFDDALAHLIEAGADLYLMPSRFEPCGLTQLYSLKYGTVPIVRLTGGLADTVEKISSTNRKGTGFVFRKYDSKEMLKEIQRAVKLYKKKDVWTKIMKNGMSKDYSWHASAKKYIELYKKMLKDN; this is encoded by the coding sequence ATGGCCAAACTAAAAAACCTTAAAATACTATTCGTCACCTCCGAGGTTACACCATTTGTAAAAACTGGTGGACTTGGCGATGTTTGCGGTGCACTTCCTCAAACATTGGCTGAACTTGGACATGAAGTACGCTTAGTTGTACCGAAATATGGTTCTGTTGATGAACGAAGATTTAAAATTCACGAAATTGTCCGATTGAAAGATATACCAATTCATCTTGGTGATGAGATTGAATTATTCAGTATAAGGTCTTCATTTCTGTCTGGATTAAAAACAAAAGTTCAAATTTACTTTTTTGATAATCATAAATACTTTGGATCTCGAAAAGGTCTGTATCAAGATATTAAGTCGAAAAAAGACTATGCTGACAATGATGAAAGGTATATACTTTTCTGTCACGGTATTATGGAGATGATAAAAAAACTTGGTTGGACTCCTGATATAATCCATTGTAATGATTGGCAGAGCGGTTTGATACCAGCTTATCAGAAAACCCTTTATGCTGATCTTGAATTAATTAAGGATACAAAAACTGTTTTTACTATTCATAATTTAGAGTTCCATGGAGCTTTTGGAAAAGAATCGTTTGAAAAAACCGGGCTTCCAGAATATGCACTGAATGAAATTTCGGTCAACTCAACTGGAAAGATTTCATTTCTCAAAGCTGGATTAGTTTACTCAGACATTCTGACAACAGTCAGCGAGAAATACGCTGAGGAGATTAGATCAATAGAAGAGTTAGCCGGTTCAATGAAACCGATTTTGCAAAAAAGAAAAAATGAACTTGTTGGAATCGTAAATGGTATTGATTATTCAATTTGGGATCCTGAAACGGACGACTTAATTGAAGAAAAATATAGTACTAAAGATTTATCAAACAAAGTTGAAAACAAAAAAGTATTACTGAAAAGATTTGGCTTCGATGAAAAAATTGACATCCCCGTTATTGGGACTATTTCAAGATTGACGGAACAAAAGGGGATTGATTTAATTGAAGAAGCAATCGATGAAATTTTGAAATTAAATGTTCGATACGTCTTACTTGGCCAAGGTGATAAAAAGTATCAAGAATTTTTTGAAAAAGTTCAAAATAAATATCCAGATCGATTTGCTGTTTCTTTTGATTTCGATGATGCATTGGCACATTTAATCGAAGCTGGCGCGGATTTGTACTTAATGCCATCTCGGTTCGAACCTTGCGGCCTTACGCAGTTATACAGTCTAAAATATGGTACCGTACCTATTGTCAGATTAACAGGTGGATTGGCTGATACAGTCGAAAAAATCAGCAGTACAAATAGAAAGGGAACTGGATTTGTTTTCAGAAAGTATGATTCGAAAGAGATGTTAAAAGAAATTCAGCGTGCCGTGAAATTATACAAGAAAAAAGATGTTTGGACAAAAATTATGAAGAATGGAATGTCTAAAGATTATTCCTGGCATGCTTCGGCAAAAAAATACATCGAGCTTTATAAAAAAATGCTAAAGGATAATTAG
- a CDS encoding imidazolonepropionase, with product MSLLLFNANQILTCKPDNGHFNRLESLQEISLLNKYSVIVEDGIITEITKKISEKDFGKFDQVLDISSSALLPGLIDAHTHLVFAGSREEEFEKRTKGLSYEDIARAGGGINTTVNATRAIGFDQLFSSSTKRLRESISYGITTIEIKSGYGLDTESEIKMLECIKKLNSLNLCDCRSTFLGAHTIPNEFKNNRTQFITLIIDEMLPKISNLGLAEFCDIFTEKTAFSIEETELILTAAKSLGYKLKLHCDQFNSIGGIDLGIKMGVKSIDHLEMTTEEDIQRISKTDITAVLLPGVSYFLNIPYAPARKFIDSGAILVLATDFNPGSCMTQNLPLIMNLAAIQMKMSINETINAVTINAAFSLGLERQVGSIEVGKQADFLILNSPNYQNLVYHFGTNQTKYTIKKGKVVYERNN from the coding sequence ATGTCTCTTCTTCTTTTTAATGCCAATCAAATACTGACTTGTAAACCAGACAATGGGCACTTTAACCGATTAGAAAGCTTACAAGAAATATCCTTACTTAATAAATATTCAGTGATTGTTGAAGATGGCATAATCACCGAAATCACTAAAAAAATTTCGGAAAAAGATTTCGGAAAATTTGACCAAGTATTAGACATCAGCAGCTCAGCTCTATTACCAGGATTAATTGATGCACATACGCATCTCGTTTTTGCCGGTTCAAGAGAAGAAGAATTTGAGAAACGAACTAAAGGTTTAAGCTACGAAGATATAGCTCGTGCCGGGGGCGGCATAAATACAACAGTGAACGCGACAAGAGCTATAGGATTCGATCAATTGTTTAGTTCATCCACAAAAAGACTTCGTGAATCAATTTCGTATGGAATTACAACTATAGAAATCAAGAGCGGGTATGGATTAGATACCGAATCAGAAATAAAAATGCTCGAGTGTATAAAAAAATTGAATTCGTTAAACTTATGTGATTGCAGATCAACTTTTTTGGGAGCTCATACTATTCCCAACGAATTTAAAAATAATCGGACTCAATTTATTACACTTATCATTGATGAAATGCTTCCCAAAATTTCAAATTTAGGATTAGCTGAATTCTGCGATATCTTCACAGAAAAAACAGCATTTTCAATTGAGGAGACAGAATTAATTCTCACAGCAGCAAAATCTTTGGGTTATAAGCTAAAGCTTCATTGCGATCAATTTAATTCAATTGGGGGAATTGATTTGGGGATTAAGATGGGTGTTAAAAGTATCGACCATTTAGAAATGACAACCGAAGAAGATATACAACGAATATCCAAAACTGATATTACCGCGGTTCTTCTCCCAGGTGTATCATACTTTTTAAATATTCCCTATGCTCCAGCTAGAAAATTTATTGATTCAGGGGCGATACTAGTTTTAGCAACTGATTTTAATCCTGGCTCATGCATGACACAAAATCTCCCCTTGATAATGAACTTAGCCGCAATACAAATGAAAATGTCAATAAACGAAACGATAAACGCTGTGACGATCAATGCAGCATTTTCGCTCGGTCTGGAGAGACAAGTCGGTAGTATTGAAGTTGGAAAGCAGGCAGATTTTTTAATTCTAAATTCTCCAAATTATCAAAACCTTGTCTATCATTTTGGAACTAATCAGACGAAATACACAATAAAAAAAGGGAAAGTAGTTTATGAAAGAAATAATTGA
- a CDS encoding serine hydroxymethyltransferase, translating into MLDLSRDPQAKEILKLEILRQAEGLELIASENYVSENVLRALGSVLTNKYAEGYPAKRYYGGCEYVDMAENLARERVKTLFNCDYVNVQPHSGSQANMAVYFSILSPGDKMMGLNLAHGGHLTHGSPVNFSGKMFEVIAYSVRKDSHLVDLDEVSALAKMNRPKAIVIGASAYSRDWDYKSFRQIADSIGAYLIADIAHTAGLIASKLLSDPMESCHFVTTTTHKTLRGPRGGMIMIGKDFENREGIKAPKSGRLRMMSEIVDSNVMPGIQGGPLMHVILAKAVAFGENLTDEFTQYSNQVISNSKTLAQKFIDGGYTVVSNGTDNHLMLLDLRNKSITGKQAEEALGLAGITVNKNMVPYDTQSPFVTSGIRIGSPAITTRGMRNSEMELIYEFIDKALSNVNNVNVLNQISEDVRKLCSQFPIYTDILSNLNS; encoded by the coding sequence ATGTTAGATTTATCTCGTGATCCGCAAGCAAAAGAGATTCTGAAACTTGAAATACTCAGACAAGCAGAAGGACTGGAACTAATAGCTTCTGAAAATTATGTCAGTGAAAATGTTCTGCGGGCACTTGGTTCTGTGCTTACAAATAAATACGCTGAAGGATATCCTGCAAAAAGATATTATGGCGGCTGTGAGTACGTTGACATGGCAGAAAATCTTGCTCGTGAAAGAGTGAAGACACTTTTTAATTGTGATTATGTTAATGTTCAACCTCATTCTGGATCGCAAGCGAATATGGCGGTCTATTTTTCTATCCTTTCGCCAGGGGATAAAATGATGGGATTAAACCTTGCACATGGCGGACATTTGACTCATGGCTCACCAGTAAATTTTTCAGGTAAAATGTTTGAGGTGATTGCCTATAGTGTTAGAAAAGATAGTCACTTAGTAGATTTGGATGAAGTCTCGGCATTGGCAAAAATGAATCGTCCGAAAGCGATTGTGATCGGTGCAAGTGCCTACTCACGGGATTGGGACTATAAATCTTTCAGACAAATTGCAGATTCAATTGGTGCATATCTTATTGCAGATATTGCACATACAGCCGGATTGATTGCATCAAAATTATTATCTGATCCGATGGAATCTTGTCATTTTGTGACTACCACTACACATAAAACCCTTCGTGGACCTCGTGGAGGAATGATCATGATTGGAAAAGATTTTGAGAATCGTGAAGGTATAAAAGCACCAAAAAGTGGGCGGTTAAGAATGATGTCGGAGATTGTTGATTCTAACGTAATGCCTGGAATTCAAGGCGGGCCGCTGATGCATGTTATTTTAGCGAAAGCAGTTGCATTTGGGGAGAATTTGACCGATGAATTCACACAATATTCGAATCAAGTGATCTCGAATTCTAAAACCTTAGCCCAAAAATTTATCGATGGCGGTTATACAGTGGTATCCAATGGTACAGATAATCATCTTATGTTATTGGACTTAAGGAATAAAAGTATTACAGGTAAACAAGCCGAGGAAGCTCTTGGACTTGCAGGGATTACAGTTAATAAAAACATGGTACCCTATGACACACAGAGTCCATTTGTAACAAGTGGGATTCGAATTGGGTCACCGGCAATCACCACTCGTGGAATGAGAAATTCGGAAATGGAACTGATTTATGAATTTATTGATAAAGCACTTTCAAATGTTAATAATGTAAATGTTTTAAATCAAATAAGTGAAGATGTGAGAAAATTGTGCTCCCAATTTCCAATTTATACTGATATTCTCTCTAACTTGAATTCGTGA
- a CDS encoding SPOR domain-containing protein has product MDLEGYSPLDNFITQSEKDTIESNQNSWQYFSLELEQKKISQQKKSPANSFYTIQVLISDNLLMIDSLKSTLKTLIPELKQNILYDPPFYKFRVGEFQTKNQANKFLNILEKNGYITSRIVSDKRR; this is encoded by the coding sequence GTGGACTTAGAAGGTTATAGTCCACTTGATAATTTCATCACCCAATCTGAAAAAGACACAATAGAATCAAACCAAAATTCTTGGCAGTATTTTTCTTTAGAATTAGAGCAAAAAAAAATATCTCAACAAAAAAAATCTCCAGCAAACTCGTTTTATACGATTCAAGTTTTAATCAGCGATAATCTTTTGATGATTGATTCATTAAAATCTACGTTAAAAACATTAATTCCTGAACTAAAACAGAATATTCTCTACGATCCTCCATTCTACAAGTTCCGAGTTGGCGAATTCCAAACAAAAAACCAAGCCAATAAATTTTTGAATATTTTAGAAAAGAATGGTTATATTACATCCAGAATAGTTTCTGATAAACGCAGATAA
- the ftcD gene encoding glutamate formimidoyltransferase has protein sequence MKEIIECVPNFSEGKNEETIKLIADAISSTDECKLLNCEPDKNYNRVVVTFVGTKKGVLNGAINASLIASQKIDMTTHKGEHPRLGAIDVVPFIPIKNVAVDDCVEISKEYGKIISQKLNIPIYLYESAAAKPARVNLSNIRKGEYEGLKEKLKDPEWLPDFGKPEFNPKLGGTVTGSRFFLIAYNVNLRTEDVKIADEIAQTIRESGKILRDENGNAVKKDGKTVRIPGKLQAVKAMGVSLENFKMTQVSINLVNYLTTNVHQAFEAVKEEAKKYNVEIWGSEIVGLVPLDALIESGKYYSPNEVSETKLVNSAVQNLGLNNLANFNPSEKVIEYLIRE, from the coding sequence ATGAAAGAAATAATTGAATGCGTCCCGAATTTCAGTGAAGGAAAAAACGAAGAAACCATTAAGTTAATTGCAGATGCAATCTCCTCGACTGATGAATGTAAACTCTTAAATTGTGAACCTGATAAGAACTATAATAGAGTTGTAGTTACTTTTGTAGGAACTAAAAAAGGAGTATTAAACGGTGCAATAAACGCATCATTAATTGCTTCTCAGAAAATCGATATGACAACTCATAAAGGTGAACACCCTCGGCTTGGAGCGATTGATGTGGTACCATTTATTCCCATAAAAAATGTAGCAGTTGATGATTGTGTCGAAATATCAAAAGAGTATGGAAAAATTATTTCACAAAAACTGAACATTCCGATTTATCTCTACGAATCGGCAGCTGCAAAACCCGCTAGAGTAAATCTTTCAAATATTCGCAAAGGAGAATATGAGGGACTAAAAGAAAAACTTAAAGATCCGGAATGGCTGCCAGATTTTGGAAAACCGGAATTTAATCCAAAACTTGGCGGCACAGTTACGGGCTCGAGATTCTTTCTCATCGCATATAATGTAAATTTAAGAACTGAAGACGTTAAAATTGCAGATGAAATTGCACAAACAATTCGCGAATCGGGAAAAATACTTCGCGATGAAAATGGTAATGCAGTTAAAAAGGATGGGAAAACAGTTCGAATTCCAGGTAAACTTCAAGCTGTAAAAGCGATGGGTGTCTCTTTAGAGAATTTTAAGATGACACAAGTTTCAATCAACTTAGTTAATTATTTAACAACAAATGTGCACCAAGCTTTCGAAGCTGTTAAAGAAGAAGCAAAAAAATATAATGTTGAAATTTGGGGAAGTGAAATTGTCGGTCTGGTTCCGCTTGATGCTCTTATTGAATCGGGAAAATATTATTCGCCAAATGAAGTCAGCGAAACTAAACTTGTCAATTCAGCGGTCCAGAATCTTGGTTTGAATAACCTTGCTAATTTTAATCCATCAGAGAAAGTAATTGAATATCTAATTAGGGAGTAA
- a CDS encoding DNRLRE domain-containing protein, with translation MSNNFYFWLKKFSFVLLVVPVLIFTSCSDEPNSTGYGLLNPEDLIEIKTFDSVRDSISQEFKQLIQVENLGASRRILVGKYNDLTASALIRFEFVFTEELKTLLKENKVNVSSAKLKVFPIYKFGDSPRTNFSFNVHEIKSWWDSDQFTADSLNPSHFDYDNSSIESNLIDGDSVISCELPNSKVLEWMKAISDTGIKNPSGIYLKPTASSNFIRGLRAIGSSTNTSTLEVAFSKDGTTTDTIYAVTVADVHVVTTTENYNDPLVLTLQSGILSKAKLKFDVSAIPKNAIINSAVLELTRNFSKSEFGTSFQDSLYVLRLTDTSKIAIDSNFAPVLVQIDSNIYEGNISRIVQDWLNTGMNYGLLLSPRDPDGGVERFVFESSNSLDPNKKPKLRVYYTIRKTK, from the coding sequence ATGAGCAATAATTTTTATTTTTGGTTGAAAAAATTCAGCTTCGTTTTACTGGTTGTACCAGTATTAATTTTTACTTCTTGTTCCGACGAACCGAATTCGACGGGTTATGGATTACTAAATCCGGAAGACTTAATTGAGATAAAGACTTTTGATTCTGTCCGAGATTCAATTAGTCAGGAATTTAAACAATTGATCCAGGTGGAAAATCTTGGTGCATCACGTAGAATTTTGGTCGGAAAGTATAACGATCTCACTGCTTCGGCTCTTATACGATTTGAATTTGTATTTACTGAAGAGTTGAAGACATTGCTAAAAGAAAATAAAGTGAATGTCTCTTCGGCAAAATTGAAAGTTTTTCCAATTTATAAATTTGGAGATTCACCAAGAACGAATTTCAGCTTTAATGTACACGAGATCAAATCTTGGTGGGATTCGGATCAGTTCACTGCAGATAGTCTCAATCCCTCGCATTTTGATTATGATAATTCATCAATCGAATCAAACTTAATCGATGGCGATTCAGTTATAAGTTGCGAACTTCCGAACTCTAAAGTTCTAGAGTGGATGAAAGCTATCTCTGATACTGGAATAAAGAATCCGTCTGGAATTTACCTAAAACCGACAGCAAGCTCAAACTTCATTAGAGGATTAAGAGCAATTGGTTCTAGTACAAATACTAGCACTTTGGAGGTTGCATTCTCAAAAGATGGCACCACAACAGATACGATTTATGCAGTAACGGTGGCTGATGTACATGTCGTAACTACAACTGAGAATTATAATGATCCACTGGTTCTTACACTTCAATCGGGGATCCTGTCAAAAGCAAAATTGAAATTTGATGTAAGTGCAATTCCCAAAAACGCTATCATCAATTCTGCAGTTTTAGAATTAACAAGGAATTTTAGTAAGTCAGAATTTGGAACAAGCTTTCAGGACAGCTTATATGTATTACGACTGACAGACACGTCGAAAATTGCAATTGATTCAAATTTTGCACCAGTTTTAGTTCAAATAGATTCCAACATCTACGAGGGAAATATATCCAGAATCGTGCAGGATTGGCTGAATACTGGAATGAATTACGGTCTGTTATTAAGTCCACGCGATCCAGATGGGGGAGTTGAAAGATTTGTATTTGAAAGTAGTAATTCGTTAGACCCGAACAAAAAGCCAAAACTCAGAGTTTATTATACAATAAGAAAAACTAAGTGA
- the tatC gene encoding twin-arginine translocase subunit TatC, producing the protein MEENNSEQSFDFREMTFLEHLEELRWTLIRAAIGIVLGAILCWVFIDLIIDEILLRPARINNLKLQNLRPFGQLFLYIQVALIGGFIISLPNVVYQIWKFIEPALRRNEKKYVSLIVIFTSVCFLSGVAFAYFLMLPYALNFAGAFGSMNITNFFSIEEYFSIIVSVMLLAGIVFELPMLSFFLTKLGILTPKFMRHYRRHSIVIIFVLAALLTPTTDPVSQMILAVPLLFLYELSIYISKVSQSKSID; encoded by the coding sequence ATGGAAGAGAACAATTCAGAACAATCTTTTGATTTTAGAGAGATGACTTTTCTCGAACATCTAGAGGAATTGCGATGGACTTTAATTCGCGCTGCAATTGGAATTGTTTTAGGGGCAATCCTTTGTTGGGTGTTTATTGATTTAATTATCGACGAGATATTACTTAGGCCTGCAAGAATTAACAACTTGAAACTTCAGAACTTAAGACCATTTGGTCAACTTTTTTTATATATCCAAGTTGCACTAATAGGAGGTTTTATTATCAGTCTTCCGAATGTAGTATATCAGATTTGGAAATTCATTGAACCCGCCTTAAGACGAAATGAAAAAAAATATGTCTCGTTGATTGTAATATTCACTAGCGTCTGTTTTCTAAGCGGAGTTGCTTTTGCGTACTTCTTAATGCTCCCATACGCATTAAACTTTGCGGGTGCTTTTGGATCGATGAATATTACGAATTTCTTTTCAATTGAGGAATATTTTTCAATAATTGTAAGCGTAATGCTATTAGCTGGAATTGTGTTTGAACTTCCAATGCTCTCATTCTTTCTAACAAAACTTGGAATACTTACCCCAAAGTTTATGCGCCACTACCGCAGACATTCAATTGTTATAATTTTTGTTCTAGCAGCCCTTTTAACTCCTACAACTGATCCAGTCAGCCAGATGATATTAGCTGTACCGTTGCTATTTCTTTATGAATTAAGTATTTATATTTCAAAAGTTTCGCAGAGTAAGTCGATTGATTGA
- a CDS encoding tetratricopeptide repeat protein has product MKNKLLILVLIILSGLFLNEAAAQDDTLKIYRKWSLFAEYHKNLDYLTAMPYGWEIIQMDPNRFKTIFLRMEDCIIKMHDSSATSDVQKKEYADTLMYLYDLAIRIQPENVPYFYKNKGYYLETWYSDQELSALAEYEKALQSDPNLDFYYVDRIGLLYMKYASDGNDFKLKALELYQNASVKDPNNPIPIERLKNLAEDVTQLIEITYQAWQLDKENLAKAWQYASITFQSGEYEKAIEPLEFLSKKTPDSETYWNRLGTAYQKLEKYNLAIETYKKAFELNSKTKEYPLNIGICYKELGQLSTARTFFYKAAEVGNGWGLPYIYEATLYQTAVQKCGSFEFMDKIVLKLAQEIYMKARSVDPNVTAMANEAISNLNSSVPTKEEYFFRKYRSGQTIKIEGNCYNWIGRSVTVP; this is encoded by the coding sequence TTGAAAAATAAATTATTAATATTAGTTTTAATCATTCTTAGTGGTTTATTTCTGAATGAAGCAGCCGCTCAAGACGATACTTTGAAAATTTACCGCAAATGGAGTTTGTTTGCAGAGTATCATAAAAATCTCGACTATCTCACGGCTATGCCTTACGGTTGGGAAATCATTCAGATGGATCCGAATAGGTTTAAAACAATATTTTTACGAATGGAAGATTGCATCATAAAGATGCATGATTCATCCGCCACGTCTGATGTCCAGAAGAAAGAATATGCTGACACACTGATGTATTTATATGATCTTGCGATTAGGATTCAACCAGAGAACGTACCCTATTTTTATAAAAATAAAGGATATTATCTTGAAACTTGGTACTCAGATCAGGAACTTTCTGCATTAGCAGAATATGAAAAGGCACTACAATCTGATCCAAATCTGGATTTTTATTATGTTGATAGAATTGGTTTATTGTACATGAAATATGCATCTGATGGAAATGATTTCAAGCTGAAGGCGCTTGAATTATATCAGAATGCGTCAGTTAAAGATCCGAATAATCCCATCCCGATTGAGAGATTAAAAAACCTTGCCGAAGATGTAACGCAATTGATAGAGATTACTTATCAAGCCTGGCAGCTTGATAAAGAAAATCTTGCAAAAGCTTGGCAGTATGCTTCAATCACATTCCAATCAGGAGAATATGAAAAAGCGATCGAGCCTCTTGAATTTCTTTCGAAGAAAACTCCCGATTCCGAAACTTATTGGAACAGACTTGGCACTGCTTACCAAAAGCTAGAAAAATATAATTTGGCAATTGAGACGTATAAAAAAGCTTTTGAGCTCAATTCAAAAACAAAAGAGTATCCATTGAACATAGGTATTTGTTACAAAGAACTTGGACAACTTTCAACAGCTAGGACTTTCTTCTACAAAGCTGCGGAAGTTGGCAATGGCTGGGGCTTGCCCTACATCTATGAAGCGACTTTATATCAAACCGCTGTACAGAAATGCGGTAGTTTTGAATTCATGGATAAGATTGTCTTAAAACTTGCTCAAGAAATTTATATGAAAGCTAGGTCAGTCGATCCAAACGTAACTGCAATGGCAAATGAAGCAATTTCAAATCTTAATTCATCGGTGCCTACAAAAGAAGAATATTTTTTCAGGAAATATCGCTCAGGTCAAACAATTAAAATCGAGGGCAATTGTTATAATTGGATTGGCAGAAGTGTCACTGTCCCATAG